One Castanea sativa cultivar Marrone di Chiusa Pesio chromosome 4, ASM4071231v1 DNA window includes the following coding sequences:
- the LOC142631625 gene encoding uncharacterized protein LOC142631625 isoform X1, translating to MANPTGNHQEASSSSFNGHVAAAAGAGGGGGNQSNGNSSGAAAPESSASAMKHNPGISLDWTSDEQAILDDGLAKFPSESNIIRYAKIAMLLQNKTVRDVALRCRWMTKKENSKRRKEDHNLTRKNKDKKERVNDPSAKPSHFAARPNVPPYAPPMIPVDNDDGISFKAIGGPTGELLEQNAQALNQISANLQALQIPENINLLCQTRDNIHKIMNDLNDTPEVMKQMPPLPVKLNEELANSILPPRNLSMQS from the exons ATGGCAAACCCAACTGGGAATCATCAAGAGGCGTCGTCTTCTTCGTTCAACGGACACGTGGCAGCAGCTGCCGGAgccggaggaggaggagggaacCAGAGTAACGGGAACTCTTCAGGGGCGGCGGCGCCTGAGAGTTCAGCCTCGGCTATGAAGCACAACCCGGGTATTTCGTTGGATTGGACCTCAGATGAGCAGGCCATTCTTGATGATGGGCTAGCTAA ATTTCCCTCAGAATCAAACATTATTCGGTATGCAAAGATAGCTATGCTGCTGCAAAATAAGACCGTTCGAGATGTGGCTTTGCGTTGCAGATGGATGACT aaaaaggaaaatagcAAGAGAAGGAAGGAAGATCATAATTTAACAaggaaaaacaaagataaaaag GAAAGAGTCAATGATCCTTCGGCTAAGCCATCTCACTTTGCAGCACGGCCAAATGTTCCACCATATGCTCCACCAATGATTCCAGTGGATAATGATGATGGCATCTCATTCAAAG CTATTGGTGGTCCTACAGGAGAGCTTCTTGAGCAAAACGCACAGGCCTTAAATCAAATTTCTGCAAACCTACAAGCTTTACAG ATACCGGAGAACATCAATCTTCTCTGTCAAACTCGTGATAACATCCACAAAATCATGAATGA CTTGAATGACACCCCAGAAGTAATGAAGCAGATGCCACCACTCCCAGTGAAGTTGAATGAAGAGCTAGCTAATTCGATCCTTCCACCCCGAAACCTCTCAATGCAATCATGA
- the LOC142631625 gene encoding uncharacterized protein LOC142631625 isoform X2, with amino-acid sequence MANPTGNHQEASSSSFNGHVAAAAGAGGGGGNQSNGNSSGAAAPESSASAMKHNPGISLDWTSDEQAILDDGLAKFPSESNIIRYAKIAMLLQNKTVRDVALRCRWMTKKENSKRRKEDHNLTRKNKDKKERVNDPSAKPSHFAARPNVPPYAPPMIPVDNDDGISFKGELLEQNAQALNQISANLQALQIPENINLLCQTRDNIHKIMNDLNDTPEVMKQMPPLPVKLNEELANSILPPRNLSMQS; translated from the exons ATGGCAAACCCAACTGGGAATCATCAAGAGGCGTCGTCTTCTTCGTTCAACGGACACGTGGCAGCAGCTGCCGGAgccggaggaggaggagggaacCAGAGTAACGGGAACTCTTCAGGGGCGGCGGCGCCTGAGAGTTCAGCCTCGGCTATGAAGCACAACCCGGGTATTTCGTTGGATTGGACCTCAGATGAGCAGGCCATTCTTGATGATGGGCTAGCTAA ATTTCCCTCAGAATCAAACATTATTCGGTATGCAAAGATAGCTATGCTGCTGCAAAATAAGACCGTTCGAGATGTGGCTTTGCGTTGCAGATGGATGACT aaaaaggaaaatagcAAGAGAAGGAAGGAAGATCATAATTTAACAaggaaaaacaaagataaaaag GAAAGAGTCAATGATCCTTCGGCTAAGCCATCTCACTTTGCAGCACGGCCAAATGTTCCACCATATGCTCCACCAATGATTCCAGTGGATAATGATGATGGCATCTCATTCAAAG GAGAGCTTCTTGAGCAAAACGCACAGGCCTTAAATCAAATTTCTGCAAACCTACAAGCTTTACAG ATACCGGAGAACATCAATCTTCTCTGTCAAACTCGTGATAACATCCACAAAATCATGAATGA CTTGAATGACACCCCAGAAGTAATGAAGCAGATGCCACCACTCCCAGTGAAGTTGAATGAAGAGCTAGCTAATTCGATCCTTCCACCCCGAAACCTCTCAATGCAATCATGA
- the LOC142631625 gene encoding uncharacterized protein LOC142631625 isoform X3 — protein sequence MANPTGNHQEASSSSFNGHVAAAAGAGGGGGNQSNGNSSGAAAPESSASAMKHNPGISLDWTSDEQAILDDGLAKFPSESNIIRYAKIAMLLQNKTVRDVALRCRWMTERVNDPSAKPSHFAARPNVPPYAPPMIPVDNDDGISFKAIGGPTGELLEQNAQALNQISANLQALQIPENINLLCQTRDNIHKIMNDLNDTPEVMKQMPPLPVKLNEELANSILPPRNLSMQS from the exons ATGGCAAACCCAACTGGGAATCATCAAGAGGCGTCGTCTTCTTCGTTCAACGGACACGTGGCAGCAGCTGCCGGAgccggaggaggaggagggaacCAGAGTAACGGGAACTCTTCAGGGGCGGCGGCGCCTGAGAGTTCAGCCTCGGCTATGAAGCACAACCCGGGTATTTCGTTGGATTGGACCTCAGATGAGCAGGCCATTCTTGATGATGGGCTAGCTAA ATTTCCCTCAGAATCAAACATTATTCGGTATGCAAAGATAGCTATGCTGCTGCAAAATAAGACCGTTCGAGATGTGGCTTTGCGTTGCAGATGGATGACT GAAAGAGTCAATGATCCTTCGGCTAAGCCATCTCACTTTGCAGCACGGCCAAATGTTCCACCATATGCTCCACCAATGATTCCAGTGGATAATGATGATGGCATCTCATTCAAAG CTATTGGTGGTCCTACAGGAGAGCTTCTTGAGCAAAACGCACAGGCCTTAAATCAAATTTCTGCAAACCTACAAGCTTTACAG ATACCGGAGAACATCAATCTTCTCTGTCAAACTCGTGATAACATCCACAAAATCATGAATGA CTTGAATGACACCCCAGAAGTAATGAAGCAGATGCCACCACTCCCAGTGAAGTTGAATGAAGAGCTAGCTAATTCGATCCTTCCACCCCGAAACCTCTCAATGCAATCATGA